In a genomic window of Branchiostoma lanceolatum isolate klBraLanc5 chromosome 12, klBraLanc5.hap2, whole genome shotgun sequence:
- the LOC136445984 gene encoding zinc finger protein 568-like, with protein sequence MATAGQRSPTEVVQNRHDGSPTGVSQADSDNQLARHTGDKTFYCGECGYKAAKKSDLCRHIRSHTGEKPYKCDQCDYSAAEKSTLRQHLAKHTGEKPFMCGECGYRVFKKSDLFRHMRTHTGEKPYKCDLCNYSAARKSTLDDHRTIKHTGEKTYMCEECGYRTARKTHLSIHMRTHTGEKPHKCDQCDYSASQSSALHYHFTKHTGEKPFICGECGYRTAKKSNLSVHMRIHTGEKPYKCYQCDYSAAHKPHLDEHLLRHAGEKAFSCGECGYKTVKKSDLSRHIKIHTGEKPYKCNQCDYSAVEKSSLNQHLAKHTGKKPFMCGECGYGATKKNALTEHMRTHTGEKPYKCDQCNYSTAGRSNLNKHLAKHTGEKPYMCGVCGYRAARRSQLTLHMRTHTGEKPHKCDQCDYSTAYKYDLTKHMRTHRK encoded by the coding sequence ATGGCAACGGCAGGACAGAGGTCTCCCACTGAAGTTGTTCAGAACCGCCATGATGGGTCTCCCACCGGGGTTTCTCAGGCTGATTCAGACAACCAGTTAGCAAGACACACTGGTGACAAAACCTTCTattgtggggagtgtgggtacaagGCGGCTAAAAAGTCTGACTTATGTCGACATATTAGGAGccacacaggggaaaaaccctacaaatgtgaccagtgtgactattctgctgcagaaaAGTCTACTCTGAGACAACATTTGGCaaaacataccggtgagaaacccttcatgtgtggagagtgtgggtacagggtaTTTAAAAAGTCTGACCTATttcgacatatgagaacccatacaggagaaaaaccctacaagtgtgacctgtgcaACTATTCTGCCGCACGGAAATCAACTTTAGATGATCATAGAACGattaaacacactggtgaaaaaacgtacatgtgtgaggaatgtgggtacaggacagcacGAAAGACTCACTTATCCatacacatgagaacccatacaggagagaaaccccacaagtgtgaccagtgcgactattctgcatcACAATCatccgcattgcactaccatttcacaaaacacacaggtgagaaaccatttatttgtggagagtgtgggtacaggacagctaaaaAGTCAAACTTATCGGTGCATATGAGAatccatacaggtgaaaaaccctacaagtgctaccagtgcgactattctgcagcgcACAAACCCCACTTGGACGAACATCTGTTAAGACACGCCGGTGAGAAAGCCTTCTCgtgcggggagtgtgggtacaagaCAGTTAAAAAGTCTGACTTATCCCGACATATCAAAATCCACacgggagaaaaaccctacaaatgtaaccaatgtgactattctgcagtagAAAAATCTAGTTTGAATCAACACttggcaaaacacactggtaagaaacccttcatgtgtggggagtgtgggtacggAGCAACTAAAAAGAATGCCTtaaccgaacatatgagaacgcacacaggagaaaaaccttacaaatgtgaccagtgcaacTATTCTACTGCAGGGAGGTCTAATTTGAATAAACATTTagcaaaacacaccggtgagaaaccctacatgtgtggggtgtgtgggtacagggcagctcgACGGTCACAGCTAACCCtacacatgagaacccatacaggagaaaaacctcacaaatgcgaccagtgcgactattccaCAGCTTACAAATACGACCTCACCAAACATATGAGGACTCACAGAAAATAA